From a region of the uncultured Fusobacterium sp. genome:
- a CDS encoding Abi family protein, which translates to MKPFKTLEEQIEILKSRNLKFEDEEKAKFYLLHNNYYNIINCYSKFFINPETNCYYENIYFEKILEIYHFDKEIKQIVLKHILDVERHFKSILAYNYAKFFKNEQYPYFDIKNYNTNNYDIKNIIKIINTISTLAKEIKAKNTTNNKENNSIKHHIHIHNTVPIWVLIDYLSFGEMNHFYRLNAEKVKNMVVKDLVYFLEENTMEKLKHEIPYKTVDLVLENILDLRNITAHNNVLFNFKFRNDLPYLDILHDKLGIKREDNRQSFYHTILYFQMFLSKNEYDQLKSGIKKRIRKLKRKIGDEFFYKIVASLKIDEKILEIILKEIPIKQ; encoded by the coding sequence ATGAAACCATTTAAAACTTTAGAAGAACAAATAGAAATTTTAAAATCAAGAAACCTAAAATTTGAAGATGAAGAAAAAGCAAAATTCTATCTTTTACATAATAATTATTATAATATTATTAATTGTTATAGTAAATTTTTTATTAATCCTGAAACTAATTGTTACTATGAAAATATATATTTTGAAAAAATTTTAGAAATATACCATTTTGATAAAGAAATAAAACAAATAGTTCTCAAACATATTTTAGATGTTGAAAGACATTTTAAATCAATTTTAGCATATAATTATGCTAAGTTTTTTAAAAATGAGCAATATCCGTATTTTGATATAAAAAATTATAATACTAATAACTATGATATTAAAAATATTATAAAAATAATAAATACAATTTCCACTTTAGCAAAAGAAATAAAAGCTAAAAATACAACTAATAATAAAGAAAATAATTCTATTAAGCATCATATACATATACATAATACAGTTCCAATTTGGGTATTAATTGATTATTTAAGTTTTGGAGAAATGAATCACTTTTATAGATTAAATGCAGAAAAAGTAAAAAATATGGTGGTTAAAGATTTAGTGTATTTTTTAGAAGAAAATACAATGGAAAAGCTTAAGCATGAAATACCTTATAAAACTGTAGATTTAGTACTAGAAAATATTCTTGATTTAAGAAATATAACAGCACATAACAACGTTTTATTTAATTTTAAATTTAGAAATGATTTACCATATTTAGATATTTTACATGATAAATTAGGAATAAAGAGAGAAGACAACAGACAAAGTTTTTATCATACAATTTTATATTTTCAAATGTTTTTAAGTAAAAATGAATATGATCAACTAAAATCTGGAATAAAGAAAAGAATCAGAAAGCTTAAAAGAAAAATAGGAGATGAGTTTTTTTATAAAATTGTAGCTTCATTAAAAATAGATGAAAAGATATTGGAAATAATTTTAAAAGAGATTCCAATAAAACAATAA